A genomic region of Candidatus Methylomirabilota bacterium contains the following coding sequences:
- a CDS encoding MmcQ/YjbR family DNA-binding protein, translated as MFASLDNHHHGAPHVAVWLAMPLGAQEALVYADPKRYFVPPYVGKRGWVGMRLDGRPSWKKVEQIVRESHASVSPSPLRGEGRVRGARVRGARTRRPSGTASPRDPRR; from the coding sequence ATGTTCGCCTCGCTCGACAACCATCACCACGGGGCGCCGCACGTGGCGGTGTGGCTGGCGATGCCGCTCGGCGCCCAGGAAGCCCTCGTCTACGCAGACCCGAAGCGCTACTTCGTGCCGCCCTACGTGGGCAAGCGCGGCTGGGTGGGCATGCGGCTCGACGGCCGGCCGAGCTGGAAGAAGGTCGAGCAGATCGTCCGCGAGTCCCACGCCTCGGTCTCCCCCTCTCCCCTCCGGGGAGAGGGCAGGGTGAGGGGCGCTAGGGTGAGGGGCGCTAGGACCAGACGTCCTTCGGGAACGGCAAGCCCTCGAGATCCGCGTCGCTGA